The DNA sequence CTTTGAGGTCGCCCTGAAATACATTTCCAGCAGGTTGGGCTGGCTTGGAAGCGGTCCTTCCCGCACAAGTCACCGCCAAGGGAATATCAAATACCAGATCGCTCGGTGAATCCGGCGTCTGATTTTCGTCGATCCACCAGATTCCCGTGATGTTGTCATCACCGAATGTATTGGGATCTTGTGGCACATTTCGCGTTTTGAAGGTCACCGTGCTTTGGCCAGTAGCCCAAAGGGTATCGCAAGCAGGCCCCCACCATTGCGCCAGAACAAAAGGAACATCCTTGACATTGGGATTGCTCACCACCCAAGAGAGTGAGTCATTGGAGGGATTGTAGCAGGTGTAATCCAAATCCAATCGCTGTACGTTGCCGGGCATGGAGTAAAAGACTGTATCGGAGTTTCTTCCGGCGACATACCCCAGCTCCGAGTGATGGACCGCCTCCACCCAATAGGCATACGTCTGTCCAAAGCCATCCACGGTATCTATGAAGGCGGTGACATTGGCACACAAACTGGCAATGGGGATTGGCGCATGGTTGCCAAGTTGGCGATACACCACAAAACTGTCTTCATCCGAAACATCGAGCCAAGTCAATTTCGGCAAAAACAACTGGCTTCCGTCCACGGTAAGGTCGGGAGGGGTAATCGCATCGATGGGATTCGAAAGGGCGACCCAGTTACCTCCTGACACCGTGTACCCCTTTGGAGGGAAATGTTCGTCCTCCACGATGATGGATTGGGCAGTGGTATAGGTAACCCGGCTTGTGCTTTCGAACAAGTCCGATTCTGGGCTCCAGACAATCGAAGGATCAAGGGAAGGCAAAGTGGCTTCCAGATCCCATATCAATCCATTTTTTCGAAAGATCTTGATGGCATTGGGAAATTCAAATGTATCCGGCAACAATTTAGGCCCAATTAAGGACACCGTAGCTACCATCCCATCTGGCGAAAGCGTACTCACCATTTCCTCTTCTACAAAGGTAATGTCGAAGTCGAATACAATTCTCCCAAGCCTTTGGACACTCAGAAACGAACCATCGGAGGCAATCTGATTCACGAGAATATCTGTCGTATCTTGACTGGAAAAAGGATTGAGCACTGATCGAATGGACTCGGTCAGGTGAACGGACTCTGCACTTCGAGGAGCTTGTCCACCTTTGTACAATCCTACGAATAACCAATTTCCGCTCGCCGAACGTCGATATAGATATTCGTAGTTGTAGGTCGTAAAAAAGAGGAAGTCTCCCCCTTGGCTAGAAACATCTTCGATACGCTGAAATTCGACCCACGCCAAATCCCCATTTAAAGAAACATTCCCTCCAAAACTTTTGATTTCCTCCGTGCAGATATTATTCCCGGAGCCAAAATTACACCAGACATAGTAGTCGGCATCGTTTTCGGGGGAAGCGGTAGGATCGCCATCCGCAAGCGTCAAGGTCTGTATGAGGTTCCATTGACTCGAACCACGTTCATAGATGTAGGCCTCACCGCCTCCGGGAGCATCAGTATCGCCGAGGATCGCGAATGGACCTCCATCTTCACTACAGAGGGCATCCAATGGGAGCGAGCTTACAGGTGATTGAGCAAGGAGCAAAGAAGTACCAGCCAACAGGCCGACAAGGAGGGTAAAGATCTGTTTCATACCAATGGAATAAATTGCGAATAGTAGTCTACTGGGAATCCATCATCACTCACCAACAGCGTCTTTGAGCAGGGTTTGCAACGCCCCAATCTCTGGCAACACGGTTTGACCTAATGATGAATTATCATAATTTCCCAAGAAGACTTGGCTATGAAAAGAAGTTGTGGCATTCCTTGATATGACAATAGTCTCCAAATATTATGGCTAGAAGAAATCTATGCTTTGCCAGAGACTCAGTCGGCAGAGAGGTTTTGGCTCCTGACAATGAAGCTGTTATTTGAAATTATCTGATACAATATTTATTAGAACAGGGAAAGTGTAATGTTGGTGAATCGGTGCCTTTGGTTCGCAATTTCCCTCAAGCAGGCTCTTTCAGCCGCATCCAATCGGGGACCTGAAGATCCCAATAAATCGCACTTGCTCGGATCAGGAAAGCCAAGGTGACACACCCGAATGCAATCCCCACTTGTTGGTCCGGAAAGAAGGTGAATAGCACCAGATACAACACCACCCCCAAGGTGAGCGGTACGGCATACAGCTCTTTCTTCATCAGCAGGGTGGGACTTCCTGCCAAGACATCGCGGATCAATCCTCCCCCAATGGCTGTGAGGAGCCCCAAGAAGACAGGCCCCACTGGCATCGCGAATTTCAGGTCGATGCATTTGTCCGCGCCTTGAATCACAAACATGGACACCCCAATAGCATCGAGGTACAGCATGAGCCGATAGACGTATTTTTGGGCGACCAATCGGTTGGCATAAAAGGTAATGACACTCGTGATGAGCGCCACCCAAATGTAATTGAGATCATTGGCCCAGAATACAGGTTCATTGAGGATCACGTCCCGCATGGTTCCTCCACCGATAGCTGTAATGATCCCCATCACACAGGCCCCGAATAGGTCGATTCCCTTGGGAATCACAGCCAGTACTGCCGTCGCAGCGAAGGCCACCGTACCGGCCATTCCTAAATAATAGATAAAGTCAACCGAGTGCATTTCGCCAGATTAAGGTTGGTTGGGTACAGATGAGGCCAACGGGGAACCCAGTCAGTTCCCCGTTGGCATATTTTAAACTTCTCTAGAAGAGGACTCACGCAGTCCCTGTACTTGGCGCACCCGGGATCTGGTCAGCATCTGATTTCCAAAGTGCGTTGAGATCAAATCCCGTCCAATCCGCGAAGATCTCCGGAGATGGAATCTTCAACCATACATGCAATTTTTGATAGTCCACCACCATCTGGTAGTTGGTGAGGTCGGCATCTTGCATAGTAGGCTTGGTACATCCGCCTGGTACTGCAAAGCTCCCATCAGGGTTGAACAGACGCAGGTCCATCAATTCGCGTACTTTTGCCGCGTCCATTTTGCCATTGTTCTCCGCAAGACGGTCTGTCATATTCTTGTGACGGCGCAGGGAGTTACTGACGGTTTCACGCTTGCCCAATCCCCAGTTTTTGTCGAAGAATGAGTTCACGACCGTAAAGGAATCTCCTTCTGGGTATCTCACTCGGTTACCGCCTAGGGAAGAACATTCCATCGATCCTGCACCGTTTCGATCGCCCAAAGAGAGGATCAGGGAAGTGCTGTTTTGGGTTCCATTCATCCGAGCAACAACCGCCGAAAGGGAATCGCATTCACTCAAGATGTCCGTCAGCAAATTCAAGATGGAGGGGCGCTCCAAAAATACCAGCGATCCTCCCATGCTTGTGCCATCGTGGACATCCAGATACACCCCATGCTCATTCACGGCAGTAAAGGCGCAATACATTCCCGGCCATCCGGCTGTGGCAAATTTATAGGAACCATCGGTTGGGTTCCGGACAGTCAGGATAGTTTCAAACTTATTGAATTCATCGCTCCAGTCCATGTTCCGCCCAGAGTACATACCGCCATCGACGGAGTGGCTGGCCCAGCTCATGATGGTCGTACAACCCGCAAAAGAATGGAGCTTGGATTGATAGATTCCAAACTCCATGATTTGATCGAGCATACAGACCTTTTCGCGAGACCATCCAGATCCCTTGGCCACTCCGTCATAGAATTGCTTGTTGCGAGTGGAACAAGTAGAGTATGCACGATTGGCCCACACCTGAACTTGCTCCTGAGATAATGCTCCCGAATTGATGGCAGGTTGGACGATCAGGTTATATGCGGACTGCATACGGTCTTCCAACATGGCTCCGTATTGTGCACCCATTTCTTCGTTGGAACCAGATAGATTGGCAACCAAGAATCCATTTGACTCCAGAAGCTTACCACTTCCGTGTTCCTTGAGAACTTTGAAATCGTTCATGCTAAAATGGTTGAGAAAAATATTATCGTTACCTCAACTTCAACATGAACATTCCATTTTGGTTTTATCAGCTTTATCAAAACAAATCACCTTTTCAGGGGATCTGTCTATCAGAATGGTCTCGACGAAATGCTGTCAAAAACCGACACTCAAGGACATGGGAAGGCTTAGAATTCATAGCCGATAAACAGCCAGATATTGTTGTCTAGTCGGTTGTCGCTGACAATGGCGTTTCCCATTGGGGTTTCTTCAATGGGGTTTAGCGGAGTCCTAAAAGGAATGGACACCCTGTAATACAGACCCTTAACGCGAAAAAGGTCTATTTCCTGAAAGCTGATGGCTGCACCTATCGTGGCAGATCGGTTGGAGAGTTCGGAATCCAATTTTGTGTGGGTATAGGAATTCCGGTAGTATCCAACCGATGGCCCGAGATACAGACCCTTTTTCCAGATCAGGAAATCGTAAAATACCTCAAACCCCAAGAATCGTCCTTCAACTCCTTCGCCCTTGACTGCTCCAGCAAATCCCGATGAGAGATGGCCCTCTGTCAGCCAGACATTCATGTGCGTTAGACGCAATTGATGCCTATTGGGGAATCTCAGACCGACTTCCCCAGAAATGGATTGCATGGAATTGAATAAAGCCTCACCGACTTCCAAAGCCACAAAAGGACGGGGTTTCAGGAAGTCTGAATGGATCGAGTCTTGTGCCAATCCAAATGAAGCCTGCAGTAGCAGCATCACGATGAATGAGAGCGTTCTTAGCATGCACAGAATCATTATGTGTAATCGAGCACGAAAGTATCAGTTCCGCTGGCCGAAAAAGTTACCCTCGGATAACTAATTTCCCTCGGAGATTCTTTTTCGGATTCTGCTGAGACTTTGGGTGGTGATACCCAAATAGGAGGCGATATGCTTTTGGGGAATGCGATGGAGGATTTCCGGCTGTTGGGTCATCAAATCTATATAGCGCTCTTCAGGGCTTTTGGTCATCAAGTCGATCTGGTGGCTTTGCTTTTGGGCATTGTCTCTTGCTTCGCCAACCATGAACAGTAATTTCCCCATTTCTGTCTGCTGGAGTTTCTCGATGTTTTCCTTCGAAAGTCGCAAAACCGTGCAAGGTTCCAGTGCCACAATTTCCAGCGGAGAGGGCTCCCCGGTGGTGAGGGAATAGTCATCGGCAAAAAAGCTATTCTCCAGAAAAAGATTCAGACAGGCTAAGCTATTCTTTTTCCAGACGAATGTCCCAACCGCTCCCTCCAAAAGGAAATAGCCATGAAGCTCAATCTCATGGGCGCGTTTGATGACGTCGTTTTTGGGGTAATGAACCTGCTTGCAGAGACTCGCAAAGTACGTCCAAGCCTCCAGTGGGGCTTCGTAATAAGGGTCAAATGCGTGCTTCAGTTGCTGGGCAATCATGGAACAGGGAGTCAATCAAATGAACTTTTTCAATGCTGGCATCGGGGGTTGATGGCCAAACAGGATTTGTAAAAACTTTCCACGGTAGATCCTGAAAGATGAGCGTTTTTTGGCAAAACTGGATGCATTTGTTCGCAATTATTTAGAGATCCAATCGATGGCCAGTCCGAGTACCAATGCCGCGATGGAAAAGGTCAAGAATCCCAGTAGATAGGCGAAAATACCTTTGGCATAGTTCCAGAATCGGGATTTGTCAAAAAATCTCGCAATGGCCCATCCTGCATACAGCATCCCGAAGATTCCACCTATTTGCAACACCTTCCAAGACGTGAGTGATTCGAGCAATCCGAAAGCCGTGTACATCAACATGCCCATCCCCATAATGAAACACAGGAGGATCAGAATCTCGAAATAGTTGTAGGCATATTTCCGAAAAAACAGCTTGATCCACCAGGCGATGAAAATGGCCATGAGAAGATTCGCGTATCCATAGTTCTTCTGAATCCAAGCGAATATGGCTATAGTGGCCGATTCTTCCGTTCCGCTGAAGCTCATGTACCCATCCTCAAAATGCAGGATTTGTTGCAAGAGCGAATAAATCAGGGAAGCAGTGATGAGGAAAATGATCGGCTTGACGAGGCGGTTCCGGTCATGGTGCATAAAATGGTGAATATTGGCACCCGGCCTCAGCAGCAATTCCCAGATGGTAAAGAGGATTCCTTTGTCAAAGTTCACAATGCTCCGGAATTCAGACATCACATATCGTCCATCAATGCGCTCCAGAGATTTGGGTTTGCCACAATGGGCGCAGAAATTCCCCGTGATCGGTTTTTCGCAGTGATAGCAGCTAATGGCAGGTTGAGACATTCATCGGTGATTAGGTAGGATGGCCACATCTCTCTAGGGCAGTGGACTGCGCAATATGCTGAATTTCTCCCAAATATTTTATGCGACCGGAATGTATTTAGGCCCTAAAATGAATCCGAACAAAAAAAATCCCCACCCACGATTTCCTCGTCGGCAGGGGTCCAGGAAGGCATTTGAGTGTGGTCTGAATTTGCCTTCGAAAAGTTAGTTACACACATTAATCGTTAAGCAGACGGATGCGCTGGTGTCGCACAGCAAGCATCATCTTCACATTGGCAATACTTCCGATTGTAGAGATGAAGCGCGACCAGACTGACAGCCGGGGCATATATCCATGCTTCTGCTAGATGCAAAAGCTCCATTTTTTCATTGAGGATGATGAAAGTCAAAAACGCCCAACTTGCCCAAAGGGCGATCTTCACCCATTGCTTGGAACTCCTCTTTACCGCCCAATAGATCGCCACCGCAGACACAACCAGCAGGGTAAGATCTATCCATCCCCACCATTCGGGAGAAGCTCCATGATGATGGTGGTGATGATCGTGATGGGCTGCACCCGCTTGGGCGGCAAATAGAAATGGAGTCGCTACACAATGGATGAGACAAAGTCCACTGGCCAGCGCTCCGAATATGTCGGATGAACTTTTTTTTGAATCTAATTGAGTACTTATCATGCTGGAAGTTTTGGTCAATGGATAGCGCTGCTTTTACTGATACATCTTGCGAGGAGCTTTTCTAGCCCTTCGCGTTTCA is a window from the Pontibacter sp. G13 genome containing:
- a CDS encoding T9SS type A sorting domain-containing protein; amino-acid sequence: MKQIFTLLVGLLAGTSLLLAQSPVSSLPLDALCSEDGGPFAILGDTDAPGGGEAYIYERGSSQWNLIQTLTLADGDPTASPENDADYYVWCNFGSGNNICTEEIKSFGGNVSLNGDLAWVEFQRIEDVSSQGGDFLFFTTYNYEYLYRRSASGNWLFVGLYKGGQAPRSAESVHLTESIRSVLNPFSSQDTTDILVNQIASDGSFLSVQRLGRIVFDFDITFVEEEMVSTLSPDGMVATVSLIGPKLLPDTFEFPNAIKIFRKNGLIWDLEATLPSLDPSIVWSPESDLFESTSRVTYTTAQSIIVEDEHFPPKGYTVSGGNWVALSNPIDAITPPDLTVDGSQLFLPKLTWLDVSDEDSFVVYRQLGNHAPIPIASLCANVTAFIDTVDGFGQTYAYWVEAVHHSELGYVAGRNSDTVFYSMPGNVQRLDLDYTCYNPSNDSLSWVVSNPNVKDVPFVLAQWWGPACDTLWATGQSTVTFKTRNVPQDPNTFGDDNITGIWWIDENQTPDSPSDLVFDIPLAVTCAGRTASKPAQPAGNVFQGDLKDQAPSPSQMLPDLGKMGITLFPNPVVKTMHLAELPTESETEISLFDPAGREVLHHSTTGVTQIQIPVAQLPAGRYFLQVSISGQVMGEYFEKK
- a CDS encoding trimeric intracellular cation channel family protein is translated as MHSVDFIYYLGMAGTVAFAATAVLAVIPKGIDLFGACVMGIITAIGGGTMRDVILNEPVFWANDLNYIWVALITSVITFYANRLVAQKYVYRLMLYLDAIGVSMFVIQGADKCIDLKFAMPVGPVFLGLLTAIGGGLIRDVLAGSPTLLMKKELYAVPLTLGVVLYLVLFTFFPDQQVGIAFGCVTLAFLIRASAIYWDLQVPDWMRLKEPA
- a CDS encoding C45 family peptidase; translation: MNDFKVLKEHGSGKLLESNGFLVANLSGSNEEMGAQYGAMLEDRMQSAYNLIVQPAINSGALSQEQVQVWANRAYSTCSTRNKQFYDGVAKGSGWSREKVCMLDQIMEFGIYQSKLHSFAGCTTIMSWASHSVDGGMYSGRNMDWSDEFNKFETILTVRNPTDGSYKFATAGWPGMYCAFTAVNEHGVYLDVHDGTSMGGSLVFLERPSILNLLTDILSECDSLSAVVARMNGTQNSTSLILSLGDRNGAGSMECSSLGGNRVRYPEGDSFTVVNSFFDKNWGLGKRETVSNSLRRHKNMTDRLAENNGKMDAAKVRELMDLRLFNPDGSFAVPGGCTKPTMQDADLTNYQMVVDYQKLHVWLKIPSPEIFADWTGFDLNALWKSDADQIPGAPSTGTA
- a CDS encoding Crp/Fnr family transcriptional regulator: MIAQQLKHAFDPYYEAPLEAWTYFASLCKQVHYPKNDVIKRAHEIELHGYFLLEGAVGTFVWKKNSLACLNLFLENSFFADDYSLTTGEPSPLEIVALEPCTVLRLSKENIEKLQQTEMGKLLFMVGEARDNAQKQSHQIDLMTKSPEERYIDLMTQQPEILHRIPQKHIASYLGITTQSLSRIRKRISEGN
- a CDS encoding DUF3667 domain-containing protein, with product MSQPAISCYHCEKPITGNFCAHCGKPKSLERIDGRYVMSEFRSIVNFDKGILFTIWELLLRPGANIHHFMHHDRNRLVKPIIFLITASLIYSLLQQILHFEDGYMSFSGTEESATIAIFAWIQKNYGYANLLMAIFIAWWIKLFFRKYAYNYFEILILLCFIMGMGMLMYTAFGLLESLTSWKVLQIGGIFGMLYAGWAIARFFDKSRFWNYAKGIFAYLLGFLTFSIAALVLGLAIDWISK
- a CDS encoding MerC domain-containing protein, giving the protein MISTQLDSKKSSSDIFGALASGLCLIHCVATPFLFAAQAGAAHHDHHHHHHGASPEWWGWIDLTLLVVSAVAIYWAVKRSSKQWVKIALWASWAFLTFIILNEKMELLHLAEAWIYAPAVSLVALHLYNRKYCQCEDDACCATPAHPSA